The following DNA comes from Paenibacillus crassostreae.
CTCTGTATCAGTTCCTACATAACGGTAACGGCTGGCTACTTCTCCATAATAATTAGGTTCTATCGGTTCCAATGGCATAACTGCATGGATTTGATCAACTATGAATTGATTAGGTACGACTTGATCGAGTTTCCAACCGTTACTATTTCCTACATCCATATATTCGATAAATCGCAACGTGTGACCTTTTTCTTTGAAGTAGTGAGCCATGGGGATAATATCGCTATCATTGGTTCCTTTTTTGACAACCATATTGATCTTAACGGACATACCCGCCTTGGATGCAGCTTCTATTCCTTCAAGAATAGGTTTCACTTGGTATCCAACACCATTCATCGTCGCAAACCTATCATTATCTAAACTATCTAGACTTACCGTGACTCTGTGTAGTCCTGACTTATGAAGGTTCCCCGCTAGCTTAGATAGCAAGGATCCATTCGTTGTTAAGGCGATATCTTTGACTCTATCTATCTCATTAATCATAGATACAAGCTTCGGAATATCTCTTCTAAGTAGAGGTTCTCCTCCGGTAATACGAATTTTCTCCACGCCCAGTTGCGTAAAGATGCTAGTCAATCGAGTCAGTTCTTCAAACGTCAACAATTTCTCATGACCTAAAAATGCATATCCTGCCCCAAATATCTCAGCTGGCATACAGTAACTACAACGAAAATTACAACGATCCGTTACCGATATTCTTAGATCACGAAGTGGCCTTTGGAG
Coding sequences within:
- the moaA gene encoding GTP 3',8-cyclase MoaA → MTQNTTVKDQLQRPLRDLRISVTDRCNFRCSYCMPAEIFGAGYAFLGHEKLLTFEELTRLTSIFTQLGVEKIRITGGEPLLRRDIPKLVSMINEIDRVKDIALTTNGSLLSKLAGNLHKSGLHRVTVSLDSLDNDRFATMNGVGYQVKPILEGIEAASKAGMSVKINMVVKKGTNDSDIIPMAHYFKEKGHTLRFIEYMDVGNSNGWKLDQVVPNQFIVDQIHAVMPLEPIEPNYYGEVASRYRYVGTDTEIGLISSVTQAFCSSCTRARLSAEGRLFTCLFASQGTDLRTPLREGFSDEQLMDLISKVWSKRDDHYSEERLSNTIIHVNKPEMSYLGG